A segment of the Macrotis lagotis isolate mMagLag1 chromosome 8, bilby.v1.9.chrom.fasta, whole genome shotgun sequence genome:
ggtcagttgttttgctatGAGATATATtaggttttctttcattttttctttgtttcagtattttctctCTAATCTGAGGGAATtggttttaaatgattttaaagtttccttccagctctaaattttaaTATCCTGTGATCTGAAATTTAAATCTTCTTCTACATGTAAGGAATATAGGGTGTTTGGTTTCCACAGGGAGGAGGTTATCTATATATATCACAAAGACTGGGGGGGGTCTCTTTCTGACAATTGTGCCTATGTGAAGATATATGAGAGTAAGACAAAAGGGGAAATAAGGGAATTGACCTCATTCAATCACAGAACTGGGAGAGATCGTCTAACTTGATCTAAAAACTCTAGACCAAAGCCTGCCCCGACTAGCCCTGGGTTGACCTAGAGTCTTTGGCTTCTGCAAGTGCACTTGTCCAATGAGGTCCATACATATTACTATAAATTTGCCCTGTGATGATTGAGCCTCATCATATCAACTAGATTATACCCTTGATGATTCAGACCAATGGCTGActtggaggggaggagaaagccTTTCATCTTGTATTTAAGACTGGATATTGTCACAATTTGGGGCTTTTCCCACTAGGAGACAAAGCCTTTTTCTGCTGAAAAGTTAATAAAAGTTAATTCAATCATACCAGGCTAAGTTTTTATAATCACAAGTCATTTATAATATTCACAAGAATTCTTTAAGATCCTTGATGATAGTTGTCATGTTCCCCACTGCCTTCTCATTCCCAAGCTGACCATTCCAAGCTCCTTCAACTAATCCTTGTATTGTGTGATCTCTAGTCCCTTTGTCCATGCTTATACACTCCTGGAATGCTTCAATTTGGCCATGAGCTTTTTAAAACTTAAGCCAATATGTTGGGGTTTTAATCTGACTAGGACAGAGGATCATGGAGTTATGATCTCCCTTGATTTGAGCATTATGCTAACACATTGAATACTCAGGTGGTATGGTATATGGTATGAATCAGAAGAGCCAAGCAAAAGAAAAGTACATGGGCAGAGGCATGGATGGGGTTGAGAAAGACAACCAAGTCCTGCAAAATATTTCCCAGATTGGACCTAGTTTGCAAGCACTGAAGTATCTCATGTGCCATATTGGACTTGTCTGAAGTAAGTTGAAGAGCTCAagatttttatggtttttgtttttaaattaagacAAAAGGACAAGTCTTGCCTTAAATAAGGAGACTATCTGAAAATAGAGGGTCACTTAGGTTTGCTCCTGTGTCTGAAGAAGTCTGAAAGATGCCTCAAAAGTTGGTCCTATGCATCTCTCCAGCCTTGTTATGCATTACTCCCCTTCACAAACTGTGTCATCTAGCAAGAGTGGCCTTCTTATTGTGCCTCACACATGGAAAGCAATCTCCTGTCTGTGGGTCTCGATATGTTGTTCATGCCTAGAATATCTTCTCTCCTCACCCCCTctcctcaaaaataattttccacaTCAATGgtgccaaactcaaatagaaagggatCTCTGGGGGCCATAGATTGGCTTAGAAAAtcacagattatatatatatatatatatatatatatatataatctaagctgtattgtattttttacttattttgttaaatatttctcaattacactTTATTCTGTTTCAGGATGTATCCAAGAATTTTGCTGGGTATTTGTTGCTGGCTGGTTTTCAGTTTGAAACTCTACCATCTCTGACTTCCCTGTCCCCCTAATCCCCAATAATCTTGTATCAATTTTGCATATACCTACACATTTGCAGGTTGTTTCCTCTGGATCAACTGCAATCCTTTAGAGGAACTATTgtatttttaactttgttttctgttctctagtacttagcatagtacATAATGGTACTTCTAGTACATAGAAGGCACTCATAATGCTTACATGTTTGATTCCATCTCAACCCATCCCTTGGAATTAGGTTAATCAGAAATCTTTCTCTAACCAAAGGGGTTAGGATAGACTTGAGAAAGACAATGATGGTTTAATAAAAAGAAGTGTTCAAAAATCTTAGTGgttctgaccttgggcaagtcaccttatcTCTCTATCACTTTATCATGCACATTTTCATAAAACAAGAGACTTGTTGCTGGGATCAACAATTTATTGCAACAAATAGGATTTCCTTCCTAGCACTAGCAATATGGGAATTCTGATTCCTTCTTTATGTCACTATTCAAAGGAGACAGTTAATGGGGTAGAGAGGTTGGAGGAGAATATGAGAGATTCATAGAAGCTAAActaagaaagaagagaagttaATGGGGTGAGAAGATTGAAGAAGAATCATGGAAGATTCATGGAAGCTAGACTAAAAGAGGAGGTTTACTATTGTAAATCCTGCAGAGGGGGACAAAATTGGTAAAGGGAGATGAGCACATAGATTTCCTTTGCCTCATTGGTTCTTGTCTGTACCCAACACAGAGGCTTATTACCCAAGATCACTTTCCTTTGTGGAACCTCTTGATCAATTTTATACTTCGAAATATTGGCCAATGGAAGTctattgcaaagaaaaaaagagaagtcacTAATTTGGGGAAGATGCCAGGGCAGGTTTGGTTCTCCTTGTGTAAGACAAGGGCTAGAGCAGGCTTATAAACAGGAATCTCTGATAAGCTGTATAGGACCTAACCTGGACCTAAGAGGAAGAAGGATGGAGAGTACTTGGAAAGTCCTGTTGCTACTGGGGCTGGCTACAACAGCCATAGCTATACGTAGACAAACACTGACCTTCAAAGGTGCTTCAGTCCTGGCTGCAAGTAGGTTCAATAAAAACTTGCAAGAAGGAGCAAAGTTTCGTGTTCTGGAGTCCAGTCTTGCCACTCCAGTGAGTATACAGTGggattctttgggggggggagggatggggggaAGAGTTGTATGTGGTTTAAGTTAGGGGAAAGGGGGAACCACAAGAATACATGAAACTATTGAGCAGCAGATTGTAATGGAAAGGTGCTGAATTGTGTGACTTTCTATAAATATCTATGGAATCTGAGGGGCAACttggtagctcagtggatagagtgccagatcttggatagagtgccaggtctcaattgcccaaggtcagagcCACAAAGATTTTTGGACACCTATTTCTAttaaagactcatcttcctgagtttcaaTCTGATCGCCAGCTaggtgatcctgagcaagtcactttatccagtttgcctcagtttctttatttgtaaaatgagctaaagaaggaaattccaaaccactccagtatctttgccaagaaaactctaaatggggtcacaaaaagttgcatacaactgaaatgactgaacaacaacaataaaaactagattctgaattctgaaattccctttTCTGATAGCAAGCTTCTAGCCTTTATCTTTCTTACTCTCCAGTTTTTTCCTAATCTGTTCTTTGATCTTATTAGAATGTGTGCTATTTTGATTTATTCCATGTTCTCATCTTTCAATCATATTCTGGACTCTACTGAATCtataaaattctcttttccaGAGACTCCCTTAATATAACGTAAGCTCCATGAGAACAGGGACTTGTATCCTGGGCACTTTGCATAAAACAAGAATTTAATAAAGgtttttgcattcattcatttattatgaaGCTTGTAACTTTGAGTTATCTCTGTTGAGTTAAACAttgaatcttttaaattttttttatcagtaccCAACAGTACAATAATGACTTGCATCTATACAATACTCTAAgattttgcaaatcactttacaaatgctAACTCCTTTGATCCTCTGAGGTAtgtattatgattattatgattattccattttacagatgaggcagagagagaggttaaattccatgcctagggtcacataactgggaggaggggagggaatgtCTCTGgaagtttttgttgttattgttgctcagtcatgatcccattgggaattttcttggcaaagatattggggtggtttaaccatttccttctccagctcatttgatatatggggaaactgaggcaaaaagggattaagagacttgtccagaataacacagctagtaagtgtctgtggccagatttgaactcaggaagatgagtctccctgactccaggccaaagTACTttatcctggggcagctaggtggcacagtggatagaaactgtccctggagtcaggaggacctgagttaaaatccagtctcagcctagctgtgtgaccttgggtaagtcacttaaccccattgccttgcaaaaacaaaaacaaagtactTTATCCAATGTACCCCTTAGTTGCCCTATGAACTTGAGTAATCCTGATTCTAAATCCTGGTGTACCACTTCCTAATATCTTTAGACACAGACCCTCagcaaatattttacttatttaaactTCTTAGGGTTTTATTGTTTGATACTtcaaaagatttgtgatttcactggccTGGATACTCACCCTTATCTCTGGTGCTTTCTCAAGTACACCTTCCCATGTAAATTAGGATTCCTTCATGTTTCTTGAGCTTCCATGGATGAAAAAATTCCTCCTCTTGTAGTCATTTTTCTAGTGATGAAGCTGCCTATATTCCACTGGGCTGGTCCTCTTTTCACAGACCCAAGCCCTGTCATTGGGTCTGAAACCTTTCCAGGTAGAACTTGTGCTTGGATAGTACAGCATGGAGGAAGGCAAGATCACCTTCAGGCTATGATGAGGTATGAAAGTGGGACCTTGAAGTATGAAGTCCTTGTTGACCTTGAGTTTTTATCCTGATGTTTTAGAATGCACGACTTGTACTGCTTCTGAAATTCAGAATAAAGGAAACAGTGTGTGCTTCAACAGAGCAGCAGAACTCAGAAACCTGTGCATTCAGAGAGAATGGAGTGAGTACACCTCTTGGAAGTAGCCCCTTGGGACCCTCTGGGAGGCCCCAGGATGGGCTATCAGGACAGAAACTCACCCTGTTGAGAAGTGAGCTTCATTATTGGAGCCCTTTCTATCCTTGGATCCCTGTATCACTTTTTAGCAATAAAAAGTACCCCTTTGACATCTAAACAACCCATAgcttctttttccttaaaaaaagttttactgaTGCTTTTTTGTTTCTTACACCATAGTTTCCCAATATATAGCACTCTCAACAGTATCCTTCCTCATGCTAAGACAAAAACAGTAACAAAGCCTACTACTAGGATCATCTGTTAGTATATGCTACGTTTGATATCCATGCCCTTATGTTCCTCCAGTCACTACTGAGACATACTAGGGTATATCATCTGCCCTCTGCAACCAGTATTAGTTATCGCATTTATTTCAAGTTCAGTCTTTTAGTGCTATTCAATTTTCCCTGAAATATTTGACCTTCCATTATTcactttgatcctcacaataggtGATGAAGACACTAAAATAATTGATTAATCCAGAAGAACAGGATTATGTACCTGAGAAATATCTTTGAGATTCTCTggtccaaacccttcattttctaCATTCGTTAATACACACAAAGAGGAGGGTTGCTTAACTTAAAGTCAAACAGAAAAGGCTGAGGAAAAAGTATGGCAGGGTTgggctgataaatgtttaacaactgactttccctcttctcccaaaatgtacacatttaaatttattctacattattaatattttctccatcaatttCTAAAGTCTAGGCAATAAGTTAGACACAAgatcaagctctgatttgtaaTCTTTGCCAgtttctgaagtataaatgttTACTCTGAAAATTTAACTGTTAGCTCTCTTGAGAAGTAACTCTCAAACTACTAGTTCTAGTATATCTCTGATTTGGAGTTGTGGAAAAATAGGGAGCTAGGGAATCTGACTGGTTTCTAGTCTCAGTTTTGATATCAAATCTCTGTGACTTTTGGGCAAGTTGCTAAATACCTGATTTCCTCATAATGCAGAACTTAACTAGATGACCTTCCGGtttctttcactttttcaattttttctcatttttggacTGGTTGAATGTCTTGACTGACTTTCTCTCTTTGCCCTATAGTAATGGAGGTGAGATAAAACAATACAACAGATTGACCTTTCTGAAAGTATGAGAAGTGATGTAGTTTTCAAACCctgacacattttttttctctgccctGATCAGTCGGAGAAAGAATGTACAGCAAGGTTCTCCCAGCTGTCTCGTTTTGGGCTCAGTTCTGTTGAATGTGAGGACATTGGCAATAATACTCAGGTAAGCTTTCCCAAGATCACCTGCCAGGTCAGAAGGCAGGCTTGGTGTAGAAATGCAACCTAGGATTGGGAGTCTCAAGGCTTTTCTCTACTTTCTTGCCAAAATTACCCAAGCCTTGAGTCTAACTCTAGGAAGCCCCTATCTCAGCATAAAACCTCCTTGGAAAACCAACATCTCAGGAGACAGGAGGCCTTTCCctgaaaaaaacttaagaaactgagaaatgtaatttatatatatgtgtgtgtgtgtgtgtgtgtgtgtgtgtgtgtgtgtgtgtgtgtgtattctgacCAAAGGTCTCATTATATTTGATTGCTGAAGAAACATGGACATctgaaattaaggaaaatttatGGTCATTGTGAATTGCCACTTTGTCACCACTGTGACAAAAGTTTCTAGGAAGGTTATCTTTGGTTGttattctgtctctctccttttgaCTCTCTGCTGGAGTCATATTTTGAGTCCCATCTCCACTACTCAAAAATTGGGTGACTTTGGATCATATCTTTGGGTCCCAACTATCTCATCAatcaaaaaaggggggaggggtggaCTGGATAACCTCTAAGGTCACCTACATCCTAACATTCTGTGATCATAAGCTGAAATCTAGAATTCAGAAAATATGTTCTATTCTTACCCTAGTCAGTGATTGTAGATTATTGGGCTAAAACCctatgagttatcaatatatGGGCTCTCTATATTATGACTGTACATTTGGATAGGACTTTGGAGGTTACAAAGTACTTTGATATACCTCATCCTATTTGCTTCTTACAGgtgtataaatattattattccattttttctatcTTCTGTGAAGACAGGGCTTTGTGGACAGTTTTTAGATACAATCTTGCTTCCCAGAGACTTAcataattaatttgtatttttcctccttaga
Coding sequences within it:
- the LOC141494906 gene encoding neutrophilic granule protein-like — translated: MESTWKVLLLLGLATTAIAIRRQTLTFKGASVLAASRFNKNLQEGAKFRVLESSLATPNARLVLLLKFRIKETVCASTEQQNSETCAFRENGSEKECTARFSQLSRFGLSSVECEDIGNNTQTVRLIRFKRSTDDGDIDIGSLPPNIRNIYNQAKYDIISRIMSNFK